One Sphingopyxis macrogoltabida genomic region harbors:
- a CDS encoding NAD(P)-dependent oxidoreductase produces MIVLHARPSPGFREAVDEIFGPGVVVHVDEAAPLDEVAPEITALLHVLTPVTPEFIASAPKLKLIQKLGVGVNTIALDAARDHEVAVCNMPGTNSQAVAEMALSLMMAVLRRTCFFDARTRAGEGWSADPSELDSVGEIGGRTVGLVGFGNSAQLLAPVLAALGAKVVYTARSPRDVPYDYSPLDRLLAESDIVSLHMPLTDETRASIDPFAMKKGAVLVNTARGELVDQARLVEAMASGHLRGAGLDVFAEEPLPRGNPLLGLPNAVLAPHIAWLTPETLVRSLTVAHENCRRLAAGESLLHQVV; encoded by the coding sequence ATGATCGTCCTCCACGCCCGGCCGAGCCCCGGCTTTCGCGAGGCCGTCGATGAAATCTTCGGGCCGGGCGTCGTCGTGCATGTCGACGAGGCAGCACCGCTCGACGAGGTCGCGCCCGAGATTACAGCGCTGCTCCATGTGCTGACGCCCGTGACGCCCGAGTTCATCGCGTCGGCACCGAAGCTCAAACTGATCCAGAAGCTCGGCGTCGGCGTGAACACGATCGCGCTCGACGCCGCGCGCGACCATGAAGTCGCGGTGTGCAACATGCCCGGCACGAACAGCCAGGCCGTCGCCGAAATGGCGTTGTCGTTGATGATGGCGGTGCTGCGCCGCACCTGCTTCTTCGATGCGCGCACGCGCGCCGGCGAAGGCTGGAGTGCCGACCCGTCCGAACTCGACAGCGTCGGCGAGATCGGCGGGCGCACGGTGGGGCTGGTCGGTTTCGGCAATTCGGCGCAGCTCCTCGCGCCGGTGCTCGCGGCGCTGGGTGCGAAGGTCGTCTATACCGCGCGCAGCCCGCGCGACGTGCCTTACGACTATTCGCCGCTCGACCGCCTGCTAGCCGAAAGCGACATCGTGTCGCTGCACATGCCGCTGACCGACGAGACGCGCGCGAGCATCGATCCCTTCGCGATGAAGAAGGGTGCGGTGCTGGTGAACACCGCGCGTGGCGAGTTGGTCGATCAGGCCCGGCTGGTCGAGGCGATGGCGTCGGGGCATTTGCGCGGCGCCGGGCTCGATGTCTTCGCCGAAGAGCCGCTGCCGCGCGGCAATCCCCTGCTCGGCCTGCCCAATGCGGTGCTCGCGCCGCATATCGCCTGGCTCACTCCCGAAACGCTCGTGCGCAGCCTCACCGTGGCGCACGAGAATTGCCGTCGCCTCGCGGCGGGCGAATCTCTCCTTCATCAGGTGGTCTAA
- the eno gene encoding phosphopyruvate hydratase produces MTSRIASVTGRQLWDSRGRPTVEAEVVLESGAIGRAIAPAGASRGAHEAIDLRDGGAAFGGFGVNGAVAGIGAEIAGALAGMDAREQVAVDIALCDLDGTANKARLGANAVVAVSMAVLHAAAADAREPLWRYLAEGRKVRVPLPEIQIFGGGAHAGRRTDVQDFMIMCPQAGSFRRALEITDDVYRAAGKLMEAKGPLSGVADEGGWWPNFASNEDALDTLTRAIEASGHRAGEEVFISLDIAANELGDADGYTLALDDGRLSGKAMAARIVEWAGRYPILSIEDPAGQDDWTTMAAVTAAIGERVQIIGDDVLVTDAARVERAGEAAVCNAALIKVNQVGTVTEAKAALDAAVTRGWGAIVSARSGETEDVTIAHLATGWNAGQLKVGSFTRSERMAKWNEMLRIEEAMGGDAEFAGFSAFAGSIGRVTA; encoded by the coding sequence ATGACTTCGCGTATCGCCTCCGTCACCGGCCGCCAGCTCTGGGATTCGCGCGGCCGGCCCACCGTCGAGGCAGAGGTCGTGCTGGAATCGGGCGCCATCGGCCGCGCCATCGCGCCCGCGGGCGCTTCGCGCGGCGCGCATGAAGCGATCGACCTGCGCGACGGCGGCGCGGCATTCGGCGGTTTCGGCGTGAACGGTGCGGTTGCGGGGATCGGTGCCGAGATTGCGGGTGCGCTCGCGGGCATGGATGCGCGCGAACAGGTCGCGGTCGATATTGCGCTGTGCGATCTTGACGGCACGGCGAACAAGGCGCGGCTCGGCGCGAATGCCGTCGTCGCGGTGTCGATGGCGGTGCTGCACGCCGCCGCGGCGGACGCGCGCGAGCCGCTGTGGCGCTATCTGGCCGAAGGGCGCAAGGTGCGCGTGCCGCTACCCGAGATCCAGATTTTCGGCGGCGGCGCCCATGCCGGGCGGCGCACCGACGTACAGGATTTCATGATCATGTGTCCGCAGGCCGGAAGCTTCCGCCGCGCGCTCGAAATCACCGACGATGTCTATCGCGCCGCAGGCAAGCTGATGGAAGCCAAGGGGCCCTTGTCGGGGGTCGCCGACGAAGGCGGCTGGTGGCCGAACTTCGCGTCGAACGAGGATGCGCTCGACACGCTGACGAGGGCGATCGAGGCGAGCGGGCACCGCGCGGGCGAGGAGGTGTTCATCTCGCTCGACATCGCGGCGAACGAGCTGGGTGACGCCGACGGCTACACCCTCGCGCTCGACGACGGGCGCCTGTCGGGTAAAGCGATGGCGGCGCGGATCGTCGAATGGGCGGGGCGCTATCCGATCCTGTCGATTGAGGATCCGGCGGGACAGGACGACTGGACGACGATGGCGGCGGTCACCGCGGCGATCGGCGAGCGCGTCCAGATCATCGGTGACGACGTTCTCGTCACCGACGCGGCGCGCGTCGAACGAGCGGGCGAGGCGGCGGTGTGCAATGCCGCGCTGATCAAGGTCAATCAGGTCGGCACAGTGACCGAGGCAAAGGCCGCGCTCGACGCCGCCGTGACGCGCGGCTGGGGCGCGATCGTTTCGGCGCGCTCGGGCGAGACCGAGGATGTCACCATCGCGCATCTCGCGACCGGCTGGAACGCGGGGCAACTGAAGGTCGGCAGCTTCACGCGGTCGGAGCGTATGGCGAAGTGGAACGAGATGCTGCGGATCGAGGAAGCGATGGGCGGCGACGCCGAATTCGCGGGCTTTTCGGCCTTTGCCGGGTCGATCGGCCGGGTGACGGCATGA
- a CDS encoding phosphotransferase family protein: protein MTAEAEIIAGLRNAGLTGEGDVVLQPLTGGVSCDVWKVETPTGPIVVKRPLPQLRVAAEWLAPVERGTSEVRWLRRARGVDPRLAPEVLAELPTGHAFAMRFLPGCPVWKDELMAGRVDLAFAAQVGAGIAAVHAATAHNDGDRGDFPNDEMFRALRVDPFLLHVARHDAELAPILTALADDLSGRKIALAHGDVSPKNILVSAGGPVFLDAECAVYGDPAFDLAFCTTHLLLKAVWSGDARLNEAAAALVDAYRAGIDWEDTGGLMLRAGKLTAALLLARVEGKSPAPYLTNPEHKNIVRDQARALIARPSPLGELVANWKRNLA, encoded by the coding sequence GTGACGGCGGAGGCCGAAATCATTGCCGGATTGCGAAATGCCGGTTTGACGGGGGAGGGCGACGTCGTCCTTCAGCCGTTGACCGGCGGCGTGTCCTGCGACGTGTGGAAGGTCGAGACGCCGACCGGCCCGATCGTCGTCAAACGCCCGCTGCCCCAGCTTCGCGTCGCCGCCGAATGGCTCGCGCCGGTCGAACGCGGGACGAGCGAGGTGCGCTGGTTGCGGCGTGCGCGCGGCGTCGACCCGCGGCTCGCGCCCGAAGTGCTCGCCGAACTGCCGACGGGGCACGCCTTTGCGATGCGCTTCCTGCCCGGCTGTCCGGTGTGGAAAGACGAGCTGATGGCGGGGCGTGTCGACCTCGCTTTCGCCGCGCAGGTTGGTGCCGGTATCGCCGCGGTTCACGCCGCGACCGCGCATAACGACGGCGACCGCGGCGACTTCCCGAACGACGAGATGTTCCGCGCGCTGCGCGTCGATCCGTTCCTGCTCCATGTCGCGCGGCATGATGCCGAACTCGCGCCCATCCTCACCGCGCTTGCCGACGATCTTTCGGGACGCAAGATCGCGCTGGCCCATGGCGACGTCAGCCCGAAGAATATCCTCGTCAGCGCCGGTGGCCCAGTGTTTCTCGACGCCGAATGCGCGGTCTATGGCGATCCGGCCTTCGACCTCGCCTTTTGCACGACGCACCTGCTGCTGAAGGCGGTGTGGTCGGGCGACGCGCGGCTGAACGAGGCGGCGGCGGCGCTCGTCGACGCCTATCGCGCGGGGATCGACTGGGAAGATACGGGCGGGCTGATGCTGCGCGCGGGCAAATTGACCGCGGCGCTGCTTCTCGCGCGGGTCGAGGGCAAGTCGCCGGCGCCTTATCTGACCAACCCCGAACACAAGAACATCGTGCGCGATCAGGCGCGGGCGCTGATCGCCCGCCCGTCGCCGCTCGGCGAACTGGTCGCCAACTGGAAAAGGAACCTTGCATGA
- a CDS encoding lysophospholipase encodes MMVDPNGIAGLDAQFIGRVSPTAPRIQAGGHPCQGIYWTEAGKRPKVAVIATHYNVDFSEHYIAPYFARQGIGFLGWNTRYRGFEDQFLLEHAVLDIGVGMKWLKEEAGVEQIVILGNSGGGSLMGAYQAEAIAPTLTDRLPPIGQDALAQLIKGDLYISFNAHQGRPEVLTDWMDASVIDENDPVATDPELDPFNPDNGPPYSDAFIEKYRAGQRARNQRITDWAKAELARLNAAGIPDRIFPMFRCWGDIRCVDPAIDPSDRKPNWCYRGDPATANRTPSIGRANTLKTWLNMWSLETSPCQGQPHLAKHDTPALVVQGTADTGVFPSDARKIFDFLGSTDKKLELITGAHYFEDSIEERQNAADLVGAWIREKL; translated from the coding sequence ATGATGGTGGACCCGAACGGGATCGCAGGACTGGATGCGCAATTTATCGGGCGCGTGTCGCCGACCGCGCCGCGCATTCAGGCGGGCGGGCATCCGTGCCAGGGCATCTACTGGACCGAGGCGGGCAAGCGCCCGAAGGTGGCGGTCATCGCTACCCATTATAATGTCGATTTCTCCGAACATTATATCGCGCCCTATTTTGCGCGGCAGGGCATCGGGTTCCTCGGCTGGAACACGCGTTATCGCGGCTTCGAGGACCAGTTCCTGCTCGAACATGCCGTGCTCGACATTGGCGTCGGCATGAAATGGCTGAAGGAAGAGGCCGGGGTCGAACAGATCGTAATCCTCGGCAATTCGGGCGGCGGCTCGCTGATGGGCGCCTATCAGGCCGAGGCGATCGCGCCAACGTTGACCGACCGGCTTCCCCCGATCGGTCAGGATGCGCTGGCGCAGCTCATCAAGGGTGATCTCTATATCAGCTTTAACGCCCACCAGGGGCGTCCCGAGGTGCTGACCGACTGGATGGACGCGTCGGTGATCGACGAGAATGATCCGGTCGCGACCGATCCCGAACTCGATCCGTTCAACCCCGATAACGGCCCGCCCTATTCGGACGCGTTCATCGAAAAATATCGCGCCGGGCAGCGCGCGCGCAACCAGCGGATCACCGACTGGGCGAAGGCCGAACTTGCGCGGCTCAATGCCGCGGGCATTCCCGATCGCATCTTCCCGATGTTCCGTTGCTGGGGCGACATCCGCTGCGTCGATCCGGCGATTGACCCGTCGGACCGCAAGCCGAACTGGTGCTATCGCGGCGACCCCGCGACCGCGAACCGGACGCCGAGCATCGGCCGCGCCAACACGCTGAAGACCTGGCTCAACATGTGGAGCCTCGAAACCTCGCCATGTCAGGGGCAGCCGCACCTCGCCAAGCATGACACGCCCGCGCTGGTCGTACAGGGGACGGCCGACACGGGCGTCTTCCCGAGCGACGCGCGCAAGATCTTCGATTTCCTCGGCTCGACCGACAAGAAACTCGAACTGATCACCGGGGCGCATTATTTCGAGGATTCGATAGAAGAGCGCCAGAACGCCGCCGACCTCGTCGGCGCGTGGATCCGGGAGAAGCTGTGA
- a CDS encoding long-chain-fatty-acid--CoA ligase, producing MDGLMQNVPLTVDRIIDHAANWHGDREIVSRDAEGRVTRSTYADIHADGKRVSNALAGEGIKPGDRVATMGWNGARHLAAWYGAAGMGAVLHTLNPRLFPEQIAYIADHAGDRLLIADPAVADLVADLLPQVPSIEKVIFFCDAASMPETDFEAIAFDDWIAGQPAEYDWGGFDENAACGLCYTSGTTGNPKGVLYSHRSNYIHALMTLQRDALALSARDTVLLVVPMYHANAWGVVYSAPAVGAKLVLPGQRMDGESIYNLIEEEGVTYSAAVPTVWQMLLTYMQENGKRFTTLERVTIGGSACPESIIRTFRDDYGVDVVQGWGMTETSPLGTVSVPNASVAAKGDDAQMAYKLKQGRLLCGLEMKLVDDAGDRLPHDGKTPGRLMIKGPTIARGYFGGEGGDVLDEEGFFDTGDVSTIDGEGYMQITDRAKDVVKSGGEWISSIEIENIAMGHDAVANAAVVGVAHPKWDERPILLCQLKDGSTASADDLKAYLDGKIARWWMPDDVLFVDEIPLGPTGKIDKKAIRAGLEGYKLPFEVTR from the coding sequence ATGGACGGATTGATGCAGAATGTGCCGCTGACGGTCGACCGGATCATCGATCATGCGGCGAACTGGCACGGCGACCGCGAGATCGTTTCGCGCGATGCCGAGGGGCGCGTCACCCGTTCGACCTATGCCGACATCCACGCCGATGGGAAGCGCGTCTCGAATGCGCTCGCCGGCGAGGGGATCAAGCCGGGCGACCGTGTCGCGACGATGGGCTGGAACGGCGCGCGCCATCTTGCGGCATGGTATGGCGCGGCGGGGATGGGAGCGGTGCTCCACACGCTCAATCCACGCCTGTTCCCCGAACAGATCGCCTATATCGCGGACCATGCCGGCGACCGGCTGCTGATCGCCGATCCGGCGGTTGCCGATCTGGTCGCGGACCTGCTGCCGCAGGTGCCGTCGATCGAAAAGGTGATCTTTTTTTGCGACGCGGCGTCGATGCCGGAAACTGATTTCGAGGCGATCGCCTTCGACGACTGGATCGCGGGGCAGCCGGCCGAATATGACTGGGGCGGCTTCGACGAAAATGCCGCCTGCGGGCTTTGTTACACCAGCGGGACCACCGGCAATCCCAAGGGCGTGCTCTATTCGCACCGCTCCAACTATATCCACGCGCTGATGACGTTGCAGCGCGACGCGCTGGCGCTGTCGGCGCGCGATACGGTTCTGCTGGTCGTGCCGATGTATCACGCCAATGCATGGGGCGTCGTCTACTCGGCGCCCGCGGTCGGCGCGAAACTCGTGTTGCCCGGCCAGCGGATGGACGGCGAATCGATCTATAACCTGATCGAGGAAGAGGGCGTCACCTATTCGGCCGCCGTACCGACCGTCTGGCAGATGCTGCTCACCTATATGCAGGAAAACGGCAAGCGCTTCACGACGTTGGAACGTGTGACGATCGGCGGCTCGGCATGTCCCGAATCGATCATCCGCACTTTCCGCGACGATTATGGCGTCGATGTCGTCCAGGGCTGGGGGATGACCGAAACCTCGCCGCTCGGGACGGTATCGGTGCCCAATGCGTCGGTTGCGGCGAAGGGCGATGACGCGCAGATGGCGTACAAGCTGAAGCAGGGGCGGCTGCTCTGCGGGCTCGAGATGAAGCTGGTCGACGACGCGGGAGATCGCCTGCCGCACGACGGCAAGACGCCGGGGCGGCTGATGATCAAGGGGCCGACGATCGCGCGCGGCTATTTCGGCGGCGAGGGCGGCGACGTGCTCGATGAGGAAGGCTTTTTCGACACCGGCGACGTCAGCACGATCGACGGCGAAGGCTATATGCAGATCACCGACCGCGCCAAGGATGTCGTGAAGTCGGGCGGCGAGTGGATCAGCTCGATCGAAATCGAGAATATCGCGATGGGGCATGACGCGGTCGCCAACGCCGCGGTCGTCGGCGTCGCGCACCCGAAATGGGACGAGCGGCCGATCCTGCTCTGTCAGCTCAAGGACGGCAGCACGGCGTCCGCCGACGATTTGAAGGCGTATCTCGACGGCAAGATCGCCCGCTGGTGGATGCCCGACGATGTGCTGTTCGTCGATGAAATCCCGCTCGGGCCGACCGGCAAGATCGACAAGAAGGCGATCCGTGCCGGGCTGGAGGGATATAAGCTGCCCTTCGAAGTGACCCGCTGA
- a CDS encoding MarR family winged helix-turn-helix transcriptional regulator, which yields MRTNQLIIALFQRFCWLDEGLQARLHDRGWPDVSRPQSMVMTNIVSGIVRPSDIARNLGVSRQAIHSTIGQMVKLGIVELAPDPGDRRHMIVSLTETGAKMRHDAQRAMDALSDQLAERLGHERFDALLATLEADWGDNIERTR from the coding sequence ATGCGTACCAATCAGCTTATTATCGCCCTTTTTCAACGCTTCTGCTGGCTCGACGAGGGCCTGCAGGCGCGACTGCACGATCGCGGCTGGCCCGATGTCAGCCGCCCGCAATCGATGGTGATGACCAACATCGTCAGCGGCATCGTGCGCCCGTCGGACATTGCGCGCAACCTCGGCGTGTCGCGGCAGGCGATCCACAGCACGATCGGCCAGATGGTCAAGCTCGGCATCGTCGAACTCGCGCCCGACCCCGGCGACCGGCGCCACATGATCGTGTCGCTGACCGAAACCGGTGCAAAGATGCGGCATGACGCGCAGCGCGCGATGGATGCGCTGTCCGACCAGCTTGCCGAACGGCTGGGCCACGAACGCTTCGACGCGCTGCTGGCAACGCTCGAAGCCGACTGGGGCGACAATATCGAGCGGACGCGCTAG
- a CDS encoding NADPH-dependent FMN reductase: MTSIAVIVGSTREGSFNRMLGDLAAASLAAQGATVTRVDLATFDLPLYSAALEADDFPPDAQQLKDIFAAQDGLLFVSPEYNGSLPPLLKNAIDWASRPTGGEGLVALTAYRGKVAAIMSASISPFGGLRGLMHLRQILSTIQMLVIPEQVVVPNAHAAFAEDGSLKEALPASLVEMTAGRLVAVAKALSA; the protein is encoded by the coding sequence ATGACCAGCATTGCGGTAATCGTCGGCAGCACGCGCGAGGGATCGTTCAATCGTATGCTCGGCGACCTCGCCGCCGCGAGTCTTGCGGCGCAGGGCGCTACCGTGACGCGCGTCGATCTGGCGACGTTCGATCTGCCGCTCTATTCGGCGGCGCTCGAGGCGGATGATTTTCCGCCCGACGCACAGCAGCTCAAGGACATTTTCGCGGCGCAGGACGGGCTGCTGTTCGTGTCGCCCGAATATAACGGGTCGCTGCCGCCGCTGCTCAAGAATGCGATCGATTGGGCGTCGCGGCCGACCGGGGGCGAGGGGCTCGTCGCGCTGACCGCCTATCGCGGCAAGGTGGCGGCGATCATGTCGGCGTCGATCAGTCCCTTCGGCGGGCTGCGCGGGCTGATGCATTTGCGCCAGATCCTGTCGACGATCCAGATGCTGGTGATCCCCGAACAGGTGGTGGTGCCGAATGCGCACGCGGCGTTCGCCGAGGATGGCAGCCTGAAGGAGGCGCTGCCGGCGTCGCTGGTCGAAATGACGGCCGGGCGGCTGGTCGCGGTCGCGAAGGCGCTGTCCGCCTAG
- a CDS encoding type II 3-dehydroquinate dehydratase has translation MTSDRSDKPTVYVLSGPNLNLLGTREPEIYGHDTLNDIHARLEAQAEGLGLRLECRQTNHEGVLIDWLHEAYVAGAKAVLLNAGGYTHTSIAIHDAIKSIKVPVIEVHLSDPMKREEFRHLSYVGMAAVDHFAGHGANSYTLALDAAARL, from the coding sequence TTGACCAGCGATCGTTCCGACAAGCCGACAGTTTATGTCCTCTCCGGCCCCAATCTCAACCTGCTCGGCACCCGCGAGCCCGAGATTTACGGCCACGACACGCTCAACGACATTCACGCGCGGCTGGAAGCGCAGGCCGAAGGACTGGGCTTGCGGCTCGAATGCCGGCAGACGAACCATGAAGGCGTGCTCATCGACTGGCTGCACGAGGCCTATGTCGCGGGCGCCAAAGCGGTGCTGCTCAACGCCGGCGGCTATACGCACACCTCGATCGCGATTCACGACGCGATCAAGTCGATCAAGGTGCCGGTGATCGAGGTTCACCTGTCGGACCCGATGAAGCGCGAAGAGTTCCGCCATTTGAGCTATGTCGGCATGGCGGCGGTGGACCATTTTGCAGGTCACGGCGCGAACAGCTATACGCTGGCGCTGGACGCCGCCGCCCGTCTCTGA
- the accB gene encoding acetyl-CoA carboxylase biotin carboxyl carrier protein yields MGDHKDNGINIDPAFVRALAELLDDTQLSEIEVEDGDRKVRVARTLTAAPVAYAAAPAPVAAPAAAAPAAPAAPAAAAPAADSFAGAVKSPMVGTVYLAPEPSAPNFAAVGSAVKEGDTVLIIEAMKVMNPIVAPTSGTLKAVHVENSQPVEFDQPLFTIG; encoded by the coding sequence ATGGGTGACCATAAAGACAATGGCATCAACATCGATCCGGCGTTTGTTCGCGCGCTCGCCGAACTGCTCGACGACACGCAGCTTTCGGAAATCGAGGTTGAGGACGGCGATCGCAAGGTCCGCGTCGCACGGACCCTGACCGCCGCGCCTGTCGCCTATGCCGCCGCGCCCGCTCCCGTTGCGGCCCCCGCTGCGGCAGCTCCCGCCGCCCCTGCCGCTCCGGCGGCGGCCGCCCCTGCGGCCGACAGTTTTGCCGGAGCGGTAAAGTCGCCGATGGTCGGCACCGTCTATCTCGCCCCCGAACCCAGCGCGCCGAATTTCGCGGCGGTCGGTTCGGCCGTGAAGGAAGGCGATACCGTGCTGATCATCGAGGCGATGAAGGTGATGAACCCGATCGTCGCGCCGACCTCGGGCACGCTGAAAGCGGTGCATGTCGAGAACAGCCAGCCGGTCGAGTTCGACCAGCCGCTGTTCACCATCGGCTGA
- the accC gene encoding acetyl-CoA carboxylase biotin carboxylase subunit: MTIEKLLIANRGEIALRIHRACHEMGIKTVAVHSTADADAMHVRLADEAVCIGPPSAKDSYLNIPAIISAAEVTGANAIHPGYGFLSENARFAEIIEAHNICFVGPKPEHIRTMGDKVEAKRTAVELGLPVVPGSPGAVTYGDEAKRIAAEAGYPVLIKAASGGGGRGMKVVSDEASLESLMGQASSEAAAAFGDPTVYMEKYLGNPRHIEFQIFGDGQGNAIHLGERDCSLQRRHQKVLEEAPSPIISAEERARMGKVCADAMAAMGYRGAGTIEFLWENGEFFFIEMNTRIQVEHPVTEMITGFDLVREQIRIADGRGLSVTQEDLEFRGHAMECRINAEDPRTFMPSPGKVTNYHAAGGMHVRVDSGLYAGYSIPPYYDSMIAKLIVYGRTRESCMMRMRRALEEMVIGGVKTNIPLHQALLAAPDVIHGDYTIKWLEEWLAREEAEGAA, translated from the coding sequence ATGACCATCGAAAAACTGCTGATCGCCAACCGCGGCGAGATCGCGCTGCGCATCCACCGCGCCTGCCACGAAATGGGCATCAAGACCGTCGCGGTTCATTCGACCGCCGATGCCGACGCGATGCACGTCCGTCTTGCCGACGAAGCCGTGTGTATCGGCCCGCCGAGCGCCAAGGACAGCTATCTCAACATCCCGGCGATCATTTCGGCCGCCGAGGTGACCGGCGCCAACGCGATCCATCCCGGCTATGGCTTCCTGTCCGAGAACGCGCGTTTTGCCGAGATCATCGAAGCGCATAATATCTGCTTCGTCGGCCCGAAGCCCGAGCATATCCGCACGATGGGCGACAAGGTCGAAGCGAAACGCACCGCGGTCGAGCTCGGCTTGCCGGTCGTCCCTGGCTCGCCCGGTGCGGTGACCTATGGCGACGAGGCGAAACGGATCGCGGCCGAAGCCGGCTATCCGGTGCTGATCAAGGCGGCGTCGGGCGGCGGCGGCCGCGGCATGAAGGTCGTCTCCGACGAAGCGAGCCTCGAAAGCCTGATGGGTCAGGCGTCGAGCGAAGCGGCGGCGGCGTTCGGCGACCCGACCGTATATATGGAAAAATATCTCGGCAACCCGCGCCACATCGAATTTCAGATATTCGGCGATGGTCAGGGCAATGCCATCCATTTGGGCGAACGCGACTGCTCGCTGCAGCGGCGCCATCAAAAAGTGCTCGAGGAAGCCCCCTCGCCGATCATCTCGGCCGAGGAGCGCGCGCGCATGGGCAAGGTCTGCGCCGACGCGATGGCGGCGATGGGCTATCGCGGCGCCGGCACGATCGAGTTTCTGTGGGAGAATGGCGAGTTTTTCTTCATCGAGATGAACACGCGCATCCAGGTCGAGCATCCGGTGACCGAGATGATCACCGGCTTCGACCTCGTCCGCGAACAGATCCGCATCGCCGACGGCCGCGGCCTGTCGGTGACGCAGGAGGATCTGGAGTTCCGCGGCCACGCAATGGAGTGCCGGATCAACGCCGAAGACCCGCGCACCTTCATGCCCTCGCCGGGCAAGGTGACGAACTATCATGCCGCGGGCGGCATGCATGTGCGCGTCGATAGCGGGCTTTATGCCGGCTATTCGATCCCGCCTTATTACGACAGCATGATCGCCAAGCTGATCGTCTATGGCCGCACGCGCGAAAGCTGCATGATGCGGATGCGCCGCGCGCTCGAGGAAATGGTGATCGGCGGGGTCAAGACGAACATCCCGCTGCATCAGGCACTGCTCGCCGCTCCCGACGTCATCCATGGCGACTATACGATCAAATGGCTCGAGGAATGGCTGGCGCGCGAGGAAGCGGAAGGCGCGGCGTAA
- a CDS encoding L,D-transpeptidase family protein: MVKNTLPSMRPAAALILSLALAAPSVLAQEVKEDSVVLQPDKVTDDAPVVVAPVALPAWSEANATALLSAIEGAGDEGLFAKDYNPDDLAAAIMSKDQARLDKVATDAFLLLATHLRDGRTPNAARKQWFMVDSDDTDEPLLPLLTNALATNNVAQALAGLDPVHPDFAVLKASLKKAKTPAEANGIRVNIERWRWMPRDLGERYVVSNVPEYLTRVIHGGTTIATHKAVVGKASTPTPQLNPMATGVIVNPTWTLPRSIINEGIGATIANNPASARRQGYTWTGSGKTLSVVQQPGANNALGVMKMEMLNPHAIYLHDTPSKGAFAAAARAFSHGCIRTERALHFSGLMAVYFAGKSPEEFGEAIASGKTTRFGFEQPFPVYVAYWTVVPDGKGGVKKLADIYGRDAPVVASFAKQGRPAGALIAPPPPEVVPTVQTTARATTPGTSGIY, translated from the coding sequence ATGGTCAAAAATACTCTCCCGTCGATGCGCCCCGCTGCGGCGCTGATCCTTTCGCTGGCGCTCGCCGCGCCGTCCGTCCTTGCGCAAGAAGTGAAGGAGGATTCGGTCGTCCTCCAGCCCGACAAGGTCACCGACGATGCACCTGTCGTCGTCGCGCCGGTCGCGCTTCCCGCCTGGTCCGAAGCGAATGCGACCGCGCTGCTCAGCGCCATCGAAGGCGCCGGCGACGAAGGGCTTTTCGCCAAGGATTACAATCCCGACGACCTCGCTGCGGCGATCATGTCGAAGGATCAGGCACGGCTCGACAAGGTCGCGACCGACGCCTTCCTGCTGCTCGCGACGCACCTGCGCGACGGGCGGACGCCGAACGCCGCACGCAAGCAATGGTTCATGGTCGACAGCGACGACACCGACGAGCCGCTGCTGCCGTTGCTCACCAACGCGCTGGCGACGAACAACGTCGCGCAGGCGCTCGCCGGCCTCGATCCGGTCCATCCCGATTTCGCGGTGCTGAAAGCGTCGCTGAAGAAGGCCAAGACCCCCGCCGAAGCCAATGGAATCCGGGTGAACATCGAACGCTGGCGCTGGATGCCGCGCGACCTCGGCGAACGCTATGTCGTCAGCAACGTCCCCGAATATCTGACCCGCGTCATCCACGGCGGCACGACGATCGCGACGCACAAGGCCGTCGTCGGCAAAGCCTCGACCCCGACGCCGCAGCTCAATCCGATGGCGACGGGCGTCATCGTCAACCCGACCTGGACGCTGCCGCGCAGCATCATCAACGAAGGCATCGGCGCGACCATCGCCAACAATCCGGCGTCGGCACGCCGCCAGGGCTATACGTGGACCGGCAGCGGCAAGACGCTTTCGGTCGTGCAACAGCCCGGCGCGAACAACGCGCTCGGCGTGATGAAGATGGAAATGCTCAACCCGCACGCCATCTATTTGCACGACACGCCGTCGAAGGGCGCGTTCGCCGCGGCGGCGCGGGCGTTTAGCCACGGCTGCATCCGTACCGAGCGCGCTTTGCATTTTTCGGGCCTGATGGCGGTTTATTTCGCCGGCAAAAGCCCCGAGGAGTTCGGCGAAGCGATCGCCAGCGGCAAGACGACGCGCTTCGGCTTCGAACAGCCTTTCCCGGTTTATGTCGCCTATTGGACCGTCGTTCCCGACGGCAAGGGCGGCGTGAAGAAGCTCGCCGACATCTACGGCCGCGACGCGCCCGTCGTGGCGAGCTTCGCAAAGCAGGGCCGCCCGGCCGGTGCGCTCATCGCGCCGCCGCCGCCGGAGGTCGTTCCGACCGTCCAGACCACCGCGCGCGCGACGACTCCGGGAACGTCGGGGATTTATTGA